A single region of the Podospora pseudopauciseta strain CBS 411.78 chromosome 1, whole genome shotgun sequence genome encodes:
- a CDS encoding hypothetical protein (COG:S; EggNog:ENOG503P1CT), producing the protein MAPFSFENPHICYHCSAIQLHLELKPQILCCFGCMYNGPGRTTDKGEYVCFECARPFSGTSGLDLCYRSTLPYDLSQALTAAESDHCEFYRWVIHRVTRFFKIQETPSGWKSKKAVGILTQRSRFELSGISNEVGRANLDIKFFSHWVDDDGNKHETRHNLGDFDAWDKGDDPSFGLVSSRPYVQDVKSAQSIDFARSSFETCMRSHPWCRTDQINHMTVSRWPGGALSYERIDPRDIPTRLLDIATGPSPGADAEYIKLIETTVDDKDGQLIEQIAQTGFIVLSYCWGGDQNSKLVASNLQTYKTEGIKLGQLDQSLQDAVWVARQIGIRYLWIDALCIPQDDLDGQGNNPDKAHEISRMASYYGRATLTILAASASRAVDGFLQKRQPATDFDMAPTHAQLIVSDNTKTNDDTPDKVHNILLAKQSPNPPIEPITTRGWTLQESLLSRRILIYGVNQLYWSCLNSFAGCGGKITNLTNRTIPGMEFLVPGVYPIGSLIDQPVYLQWNSIVKTYTQRFLSQPGDKLWAISALASHIVQVSAHRGEKPIYAAGLLVDEANPGTWLQQLLWYPDSIEGRDNKRPPGGRYRAPSWSWASLDGVVKVPSWWHEMEEYAAVEEWGVEPAVKGAMYGGLSGGYIFLRAVTQPICRIAGRCGDVVWAERLQTEGTGDDDFDWTYSRKGGNLEGAADSWVLVLLADSGEYRSVIEIGLQDPGVGARILLVGLSSLSTGQLVGVRGIIVEQTVDDDELRFCKRRGSFRLKMGKHANGGQDLAAKFFKKGTKQTLRIL; encoded by the coding sequence ATGGCGCCTTTCAGTTTTGAGAATCCACATATCTGCTACCACTGCTCAGCCATACAACTTCATCTCGAACTGAAACCCCAGATTCTCTGCTGCTTCGGGTGTATGTATAATGGTCCAGGCAGGACTACAGATAAAGGCGAATATGTCTGCTTCGAGTGTGCACGCCCATTCTCAGGCACTAGTGGTTTAGATCTTTGCTACCGCTCAACCTTGCCTTACGATCTCTCACAGGCCCTGACCGCTGCCGAGTCTGACCATTGCGAGTTCTATCGCTGGGTTATTCACAGAGTCACTCGCTTCTTCAAGATCCAGGAAACACCAAGCGGCTGGAAGTCCAAAAAAGCAGTTGGAATTCTAACGCAAAGGTCACGTTTTGAACTTTCCGGAATATCGAATGAGGTTGGGAGAGCCAATCTAGATATCAAGTTCTTCAGCCattgggttgatgatgatggcaacAAACACGAAACACGACATAACCTTGGAGATTTTGATGCTTGGGATAAGGGCGATGACCCGTCTTTCGGTCTCGTGTCGTCGCGGCCCTACGTGCAGGATGTCAAATCAGCCCAGTCGATCGACTTCGCTAGGTCATCTTTCGAAACATGCATGAGAAGCCATCCCTGGTGCAGAACCGATCAGATCAACCATATGACCGTGTCCCGCTGGCCGGGTGGTGCCTTGTCCTACGAAAGGATAGACCCCAGGGACATACCCACCCGCCTCCTGGATATTGCCACCGGACCGTCCCCTGGGGCTGATGCAGAATACATCAAACTGATCGAGACCACAGTCGATGACAAAGACGGCCAGCTCATTGAGCAAATTGCCCAAACAGGCTTCATAGTTCTCTCCTACTGCTGGGGGGGTGATCAGAATTCCAAACTGGTCGCTTCCAACCTTCAAACCTACAAGACCGAAGGCATCAAGCTGGGCCAGCTAGACCAGTCTCTCCAAGACGCGGTCTGGGTCGCCAGGCAGATAGGAATCCGCTACCTCTGGATCGATGCTTTATGTATCCCCCAAGATGATCTCGATGGCCAGGGAAACAACCCCGACAAAGCCCATGAAATCAGCCGCATGGCCTCCTATTACGGTCGAGCAACCCTGACAATCCTCGCCGCTTCCGCCTCTAGAGCCGTGGATGGTTTCCTACAAAAACGGCAACCAGCAACTGACTTCGACATGGCACCCACCCACGCTCAGTTAATCGTATCTGATAACACCAAGACCAATGACGACACTCCCGATAAAGTCcacaacatcctcctcgccaaacagtcccccaacccccctatAGAACCAATAACAACCCGCGGCTGGACCCTCCAAGAATCCCTCCTATCCCGCCGCATCCTCATCTACGGTGTCAACCAACTGTACTGGTCCTGCCTCAATTCCTTCGCCGGCTGCGGTGGCAAAATCACCAACTTAACCAACCGAACCATCCCCGGTATGGAGTTCCTCGTTCCAGGAGTATACCCCATAGGCAGTCTGATCGACCAGCCTGTTTACCTGCAGTGGAACTCCATCGTCAAGACTTATACCCAACGCTTTCTATCACAACCAGGTGACAAACTATGGGCTATCTCCGCGCTTGCTAGCCACATCGTCCAAGTTAGTGCTCACAGGGGAGAAAAGCCCATTTATGCGGCTGGGCTATTGGTTGATGAAGCAAATCCGGGGACGTGGTTGCAGCAGTTGTTGTGGTATCCTGACTCGATTGAGGGAAGAGATAACAAGAGACCACCTGGCGGTAGATACAGAGCACCGAGTTGGTCGTGGGCAAGTCTTGATGGCGTGGTGAAGGTGCCTAGCTGGTGGCATGAAATGGAGGAGTATGCCGCTGTGGAAGAATGGGGGGTTGAACCAGCTGTGAAAGGGGCGATGTATGGAGGACTGAGTGGGGGGTATATCTTTTTGAGGGCGGTGACGCAACCGATTTGTCGCATTGCGGGGAGGTGTGGTGACGTTGTGTGGGCTGAGAGGTTACAGACTGAAGGTACTGGAGATGATGACTTTGATTGGACATACTCTCGAAAGGGGGGTAATCTCGAAGGAGCTGCAGACAGTTgggtcttggtgttgttggcggaTTCTGGCGAGTACAGAAGCGTGATTGAGATAGGGCTTCAGGATCCTGGAGTTGGAGCGAGAATATTGCTTGTTGGCTTGTCATCTTTGTCAACGGGACAACTTGTGGGGGTCAGAGGAATAATAGTCGAGCAGACTgtagatgatgatgagttgaGGTTCTGTAAGCGACGTGGGAGTTTCCGACTGAAAATGGGGAAGCATGCAAATGGGGGCCAAGATCTGGCAGCCAAGTTCTTCAAGAAGGGAACAAAGCAAACTCTGAGGATTCTGTAA
- the PRE10 gene encoding putative proteasome subunit alpha type-7 (COG:O; BUSCO:EOG092644WX; EggNog:ENOG503NU0E; MEROPS:MER0000553) — MQTSIGTGYDLSNSIFSPDGRNFQVEYAVKAVENGGTSIGIRCKDGVVLAVEKIVTSKLLKPGANKRIATVDRHLGVVCSSLFRFLSLHPSRPLTRPSHSQVYSGMLPDGRHFVDRARDEARSWRDNFKTPITTSDLASRMGNYLQAHTLYQSVRPFGITAIVGGFDAQEELPVDGQVGSGPSCGAGGKNPDKKYGGPFLYMIEPSGLYWGYYGAATGKGRQAAKAELEKLDLTGEGITLEEAVKEAARIIYVAHDDSKDKEFELEMSWISGRDGPTKGLHQEVPKALREEAERLAKKSLDDSDDEEEEKKEGDKMEE, encoded by the exons ATG CAGACGTCGATAGGAACAGGCTACGATCTCTCCaactccatcttctcccccgaTGGCCGCAACTTCCAAGTCGAGTACGCCGTGAAGGCGGTCGAGAACGGCGGCACCTCGATCGGCATCCGGTGCAAGGACGGCGTCGTGCTCGCGGTGGAAAAGATTGTCACATCGAAGCTCCTCAAGCCAGGTGCCAACAAGCGCATCGCGACCGTGGATAGACATTTGGGTGTTGTATGTTCCTCTCTATTTCGTTTCCTCTCTCTTCATCCATCCCGCCCACTAACACGACCTTCCCACTCCCAGGTATACTCCGGCATGCTCCCCGACGGCCGGCACTTTGTAGACCGAGCCCGCGACGAAGCCCGCTCATGGCGCGACAACTTCAAGACCCCCATCACAACCTCCGACCTGGCCTCCCGCATGGGCAACTACCTCCAAGCCCACACCCTCTACCAGTCCGTCCGCCCCTTCggcatcaccgccatcgTAGGCGGCTTCGACGCCCAGGAGGAGCTCCCCGTCGACGGCCAAGTCGGCTCCGGCCCCTCGtgcggcgccggcggcaaGAACCCTGACAAGAAGTATGGCGGTCCTTTTCTCTACATGATTGAGCCCTCGGGTCTGTACTGGGGGTACTATGGTGCCGCTACCGGCAAGGGGAGACAGGCGGCCAAggctgagctggagaagctggacCTGACGGGCGAGGGGATCAccttggaggaggcggtcaaggaggcggcgaggattATCTATGTTGCGCACGATGACAGCAAGGATAAGGAGTTTGAGCTGGAGATGAGCTGGATCAGCGGGAGGGATGGCCCGACTAAGGGGTTGCATCAGGAGGTTCCCAaggcgttgagggaggaggcggagaggttggcgaaGAAGTCGCTGGATgatagtgatgatgaggaggaggagaagaaggagggggataagATGGAGGAGTGA
- a CDS encoding hypothetical protein (COG:S; BUSCO:EOG09262HKC; EggNog:ENOG503NV4J) has product MAAKIFVFGSINGQLQPAFSKLATLHAKNAFSFAIVTGNLFSSEQDDEQLTQILDGQIQIPCPTYFTVGTVPLPPRVVERIEKDEEIAPNLHYLGKRSTTKTSEGVRIVTLGGLLDSNIIAGLSKEQISPFHTEGDAKSLRGANSADILLTTTWPSDVWKNSPKAKEMSINSTTAPSNPAIAELCAALKPKYHLSMSPDDFCFEREPFFPEKAEEEQDKGIQLTRFISLAPWGNTARAKSMYAFTFNRDAIITPPAGSTMTPFYKPAATKRSAEDAGFSRFSHGDSRHERKSHRRHRERSPPPGPEKCFFCLCNPNLSTHMVGCIGEAAYLATAKGPLTTSETYKEHGLNFPGHFVITPVDHVATLSKTELGDEQAKTTFQEMKRFRESLQSMVSTLSKHKLGAVTWEISRSRNIHAHWQFLPVPIELVSKGLVEAGFRVLAEDMKLGKFVVKDFETADEVEGDYFRIWIWGEEDDEVEGGKVIGKSLLMQFGDEIRFDLQYPRKVMVKLLKLENRTFWQDVVQTEEEETADVAAFREAFKEWNFT; this is encoded by the exons ATGGCTGCCAAAAT CTTCGTGTTCGGCAGCATTAACGGTCAACTCCAACCAGCCTTCAGCAAACTAGCTACACTCCATGCGAAAAACGCCTTCAGTTTTGCCATCGTGACGGGCAACCTGTTCAGTAGCGAACAGGATGATGAGCAGCTCACACAGATCTTGGATGGGCAGATTCAAATCCCTTGCCCAACATACTTCACAGTCGGCACTGTTCCTCTTCCCCCACGTGTGGTCGAGAGAATCGAGAAAGACGAGGAAATTGCCCCTAATCTTCATTACCTCGGGAAGCGCTCAACCACAAAGACATCTGAAGGTGTCCGGATAGTCACACTCGGAGGCTTACTTGACTCGAACATTATTGCTGGTCTGTCTAAGGAACAGATCTCACCGTTTCACACCGAAGGCGATGCAAAGAGTCTCCGAGGAGCTAACAGTGCAGACATTCTCCTAACAACAACTTGGCCATCCGATGTCTGGAAGAATAGCCCAAAGGCTAAGGAGATGAgcatcaacagcaccacaGCCCCTTCCAACCCAGCGATTGCGGAACTCTGCGCCGCCCTCAAGCCCAAGTATCACCTGTCCATGTCACCAGATGACTTTTGCTTCGAGAGAGAGCCTTTCTTTCCGGAgaaggcagaggaggaacaGGACAAGGGTATTCAACTCACACGCTTTATCTCGTTGGCACCGTGGGGAAATACTGCCAGGGCCAAGTCTATGTACGCCTTTACCTTCAACAGAGATGCCATTATCACACCACCCGCCGGGAGCACAATGACCCCCTTCTACAAGCCTGCCGCCACGAAGCGGTCTGCTGAAGATGCCGGATTCTCGAGATTCTCACATGGAGACTCGCGACATGAGCGCAAGAGTCACCGTCGCCACCGCGAGCGTTCTCCGCCACCCGGACCGGAGAAATGCTTTTTTTGCCTGTGCAATCCAAATCTCTCAACACACATGGTTGGGTGTATCGGCGAGGCTGCCTATCTTGCTACTGCCAAGGGCCCTCTCACGACCAGCGAAACTTACAAGGAGCACGGTTTGAACTTTCCTGGTCACTTCGTCATCACGCCCGTTGACCACGTAGCGACGCTTAGCAAGACCGAGCTAGGGGACGAGCAGGCCAAGACCACGTTTCAGGAGATGAAGCGGTTCCGGGAGTCACTTCAGAGTATGGTATCAACACTTTCGAAGCACAAGCTCGGGGCTGTGACATGGGAAATCAGCCGATCAAGGAATATTCACGCTCACTGGCAGTTTTTGCCTGTTCCGATTGAGCTTGTCAGCAAGGGTCTGGTGGAGGCTGGGTTCCGCGTGTTGGCCGAGGATATGAAGCTGGGGAAGTTTGTGGTGAAGGATTTTGAGACCGCGGatgaggtggaaggggattATTTCCGGATTTGGATctggggggaagaagatgatgaggtcgAGGGCGGGAAGGTTATTGGCAAGAGTTTGTTGATGCAATTTGGGGATGAGATCAGGTTTGATCTGCAATATCCGCGCAAGGTTATGGTGAAGTTGCTGAAACTGGAGAATCGGACTTTCTGGCAGGATGTGGTGCagactgaggaggaggagacggcggaCGTTGCCGCGTTTAGGGAGGCGTTCAAGGAGTGGAACTTTACTTAG
- the POL5 gene encoding DNA-directed DNA polymerase (EggNog:ENOG503NV4D; COG:K; BUSCO:EOG09260M44), with amino-acid sequence MGSKRKRTPKEVQNDTAAAQQPIQKRSKKDDTTTTTTTEPLAPVSNGSTSTKSKTPKVTLFVEHPTGEDRKREAELYDQLGREDESDRIKAASSIISSLLSGDGVDEPVLRRHLEKRLFRGLASGRNASRLGFSLVLTEILGQLYGNENLAEKKYTGLSFEEVKKILVKSTTPFGNLAGQEERNHWFGQLFGVECFVRSGVLFQDQKKWGEILGLLLGLSMKKSWLKTQCGYVIVQAVAQMGKKMAEETLARLAEEGFAKTPEGVGIWITALDRFPDMKVPAQPWRNPLAGSSLAALPAALKDSGREQTSDEGAKKPKAGNWTAQLHFVWDLILAHFAKAGQKSENEALEQFEQFWSRVVDEGFFSKNSSDSQKFSGFMIFQKMLEGAPNCEFIVKTLFSKNLMACLMNQAAKEDRYLHRAAVKALKALEAAAHHNPNWLPTILKGLFGKHGAYNFDQRTNTKTIDKLLQNTTSDTIKPVLKVLQLKDPSKSGLDLEQYYQALGNYLLRLSSALSEEQYVKESNKRGVAQKAIKVLAELAYSNNAVPEKVRETLRTRATSAFAKLTSRSDAFGDLCDAILSIETEVDPEDELALTVLPRAFERLKDLLDHDKTTEETKGPRQALALLFAVGILQFYNQDPDVMDLFDELEECYEKLVGESDEEEGGISEFLVEVLLAMVARPSALMKQVSRQVFEAFTPLMSAEAIKLLTDPLAADESAKGQQALFSTEDEDMMDAEAGSDDESEIEDDAALDSDVEMANLEDAGSDEGDSDSEDNSGSDDEDDEAEKENQETLDALDKELSAALGTHRLDQDADAASDDGSDMTDSEMLAVDEKLAEIFRHRAKATSKKKENKDAKETVINFKHRVLDMLGIFVKKESTQANPLVFEAVLPLLNLIRTTTAKPLANKAHEAVQNLSKGIKKARSEGKTPAIEGDEHYEMLGKLHEEAARDPSHAFTKAVSTCCLTVASLMCNDDAESDDMAKVFNLYAETQLKWFRGEVKIQASFFSDWLNWCQAHANAAASAAAAAKKEEK; translated from the exons ATGGgcagcaaaagaaaaagaacgcCCAAAGAGGTGCAAAACGACACCGCCGCTGCTCAGCAACCAATCCAGAAGCGCTCCAAGAAGGATGACaccacgacaacaacaacaacagaaccACTAGCTCCCGTAAGCAACGgctcgacatcaacaaaatCAAAAACCCCCAAGGTCACCCTCTTCGTCGAGCACCCTACGGGCGAAGACCGCAAACGCGAAGCGGAGCTCTACGACCAACTCGGCCGCGAAGACGAATCCGATCGCATAAAAGCCGCCAgttccatcatctccagccTCCTCTCTGGGGATGGCGTCGATGAGCCCGTTCTCCGTCGGCACCTCGAGAAGCGTCTCTTTCGCGGGTTGGCGAGCGGGAGGAATGCTTCCCGTTTGGGATTCAGTCTGGTGTTGACAGAGATTTTGGGGCAGTTATACGGGAACGAAAATCTAGCGGAGAAGAAATACACTGGGCTGAGctttgaggaggtgaagaagattcTCGTCAAGAGCACCACACCCTTTGGGAATCTGGCTGGGCAAGAAGAGAGGAACCACTGGTTTGGACAGCTGTTTGGCGTGGAGTGTTTTGTTCGGAGTGGGGTTTTGTTTCAGGACCAAAAGAAGTGGGGGGAgattttggggttgttgcttgggttgtcgatgaagaagagttGGTTGAAGACGCAGTGCGGGTATGTGATTGTGCAAGCGGTGGCGCAGatggggaagaagatggcggaggagacgcTTGCGAGGTTGGCCGAGGAAGGGTTTGCGAAGACGCccgagggggtggggatTTGGATTACGGCGTTGGATAGGTTTCCTGATATGAAGGTTCCAGCGCAGCCGTGGAGGAATCCGCTGGCGGGGAGCTCGTTGGCTGCGCTGCCGGCTGCGCTGAAGGATAGTGGACGGGAGCAGACTAGTGATGAAGGAGCGAAGAAGCCAAAGGCGGGTAATTGGACGGCACAGTTGCACTTTGTGTGGGATTTGATACTGGCGCATTTTGCAAAGGCCGGGCAGAAGTCGGAGAACGAGGCTTTGGAGCAGTTTGAGCAGTTCTGGAGTCGGGTTGTTGACG agggcttcttctccaagaACTCTTCAGACAGCCAGAAGTTTTCAGGCTTCATGATCTTCCAGAAGATGCTCGAAGGCGCGCCGAATTGCGAGTTCATTGTCAAGACACTGTTCAGCAAGAACTTGATGGCATGCTTGATGAACCAGGCTGCCAAAGAGGATCGGTACTTGCATCGGGCGGCTGTCAAAGCGCTCAAGGCCCTTGAGGCCGCTGCTCATCACAACCCGAACTGGCTGCCAACAATTCTCAAGGGACTGTTCGGGAAGCATGGTGCGTACAACTTTGACCAGCGAACAAACACCAAGACGATCGATAAGCTGCTCCAGAACACCACTTCCGATACTATCAAGCCTGTTCTCAAGGTCTTGCAGCTCAAGGACCCATCCAAGAGTGGTCTAGACCTCGAACAGTATTACCAGGCCCTTGGCAACTATCTCCTCAGACTTTCCAGCGCGTTGTCAGAGGAACAGTATGTGAAGGAATCGAACAAGAGAGGCGTTGCCCAGAAGGCTATCAAGGTTCTCGCTGAGCTTGCGTACTCTAATAACGCTGTTCCTGAGAAGGTCCGCGAAACACTGCGGACAAGGGCAACATCTGCGTTTGCCAAGCTCACCAGCAGGTCAGATGCCTTTGGTGATCTTTGTGATGCCATTTTGTCTATTGAGACTGAGGTGGATCCCGAGGACGAGCTTGCCCTCACTGTCCTCCCCCGTGCCTTTGAGAGGCTGAAAGACTTGCTTGATCACGACAAGACCACAGAGGAAACCAAAGGTCCTCGACAAGCGTTGGCTTTGCTATTTGCTGTTGGCATTCTTCAGTTCTACAACCAGGATCCTGATGTCATGGATTTGTTTGATGAACTTGAGGAGTGCTATGAGAAGCTTGTTGGCGAgagcgacgaggaagagggcggtATCTCAGAGTTCCTTGTCGAGGTCCTGCTTGCCATGGTTGCTCGGCCTTCAGCACTAATGAAGCAGGTGTCCCGGCAGGTATTCGAGGCATTCACCCCTCTCATGTCAGCAGAAGCCATCAAACTGTTGACTGATCCCTTGGCTGCTGATGAAAGCGCCAAGGGCCAGCAAGCACTTTTCAGCACCGAAGACGAAGACATGATGGATGCCGAAGCCGGAAGCGACGATGAGAGCGAAATCGAAGATGACGCAGCCCTCGACTCAGACGTCGAGATGGCCAACCTCGAAGACGCCGGTTCCGATGAAGGTGACTCCGACAGCGAGGACAACTCGGGctccgacgacgaagacgacgaagcCGAAAAGGAAAACCAAGAAACCCTCGACGCCCTCGACAAGGAACTCTCCGCAGCCCTCGGCACACACCGCCTAGACCAGGACGCCGACGCAGCCTCGGACGACGGCTCAGACATGACCGACTCGGAAATGTTAGCCGTCGACGAGAAACTCGCCGAGATCTTCAGACACCGCGCCAAAGCCaccagcaagaagaaggagaacaAGGACGCCAAGGAGACCGTCATCAACTTCAAGCACCGCGTTCTCGACATGTTGGGTATCTTTGTCAAGAAGGAATCCACCCAGGCGAACCCCCTCGTCTTCGAGGCTGTCCTCCCCTTGCTCAACCTCATCCGCACGACAACCGCCAAGCCGCTCGCCAACAAGGCACACGAGGCGGTTCAGAACCTGTCAAAGGGcatcaagaaggcgaggTCGGAGGGGAAAACACCTGCTATTGAAGGGGACGAGCACTACGAGATGTTGGGGAAGCTGCACGAGGAGGCGGCCAGGGATCCCTCGCATGCGTTCACCAAGGCTGTGTCGACGTGCTGCTTGACGGTTGCTTCGCTCATGTGCAATGATGATGCTGAGAGCGATGACATGGCCAAGGTTTTCAACCTGTATGCCGAGACGCAGCTGAAGTGGTTCCGTGGCGAGGTCAAGATTCAAGCGTCGTTCTTTTCGGACTGGCTCAACTGGTGCCAGGCTCATGCTAATGCTGCTGCtagtgctgctgctgctgcgaagaaggaagagaagtAG
- the MIH1 gene encoding m-phase inducer phosphatase (COG:D; BUSCO:EOG09262FE3; EggNog:ENOG503NX7V) produces the protein METSSPLAAIRPAPPTFGQSNLFGPPLGPSPLGPGSMNIFQRQNPEYFNIKAVRGSSPAASLAADLSQNFKLNEASSPMFPTPRRALFTTATMMDGFKSREYLTTPPLAPSSSPGNVDMMDMSPLPQKGAFAGHVEVPSPTPSIPMSDDIMMESPIPQKTVMDTSKAVGAEARRKLGLMRPSLSRAKGYTTGAIPGRSNGDNQFPSLKLGGEVQLGSSPSTSMSLSECFQDSPPQQRRSLSANSPCMIMASNRPRPQFNLPGLSGVRNGSPISHSRKSSNPAGRPRRWTTRRSLSMFESAEEIMKPKEPDAALPEIEETQEPLLPHFMPEDEQDNIPRITRDTMLEVLDGKYSDQYQHKMIVDCRFEYEYEGGHIDGAINYNDKDLLADHLFRTPMPGRTLLIFHCEYSAHRAPLMARHIRSEDRQLNQEAYPRLTYPDVYILDGGYSGFFSEHQERCYPRAYVEMGAAGHEKTCERLMGRLKQQRKGLGRAQTYAFGDRIQDSPTAPGRAISRDCEFADLGQSPLGADRGPPRRMVSF, from the exons ATGGAGACCTCTTCGCCGTTGGCCGCCATCCGGCCGGCGCCTCCCACGTTTGGCCAGTCGAACTTGTTTGGTCCGCCCTTGGGTCCCAGCCCCTTGGGTCCTGGGTCTATGAATATCTTCCAACGTCAGAATCCTGAATACTTTAACATCAAGGCCGTCCGAGGCTCTTCTCCCGCGGCCTCGTTGGCGGCGGACCTGTCACAAAACTTTAAGCTCAATGAAGCCAG TAGCCCCATGTTTCCGACGCCGCGTCGCGCCCTATTTACCACGGCCACCATGATGGACGGATTCAAGTCTCGTG AATATCTTACCACGCCTCCATTGGCACCATCGTCGTCGCCTGGTAATGTCGACATGATGGACATGTCACCATTGCCGCAGAAGGGTGCCTTTGCGGGCCATGTCGAAGTgccatctccaacaccgAGTATTCCTATGAGTGATGATATCATGATGGAGTCTCCCATCCCACAAAAGACTGTTATGGATACATCCAAGGCCGTTGGTGCCGA AGCCCGCAGAAAGCTTGGTTTGATGCGGCCATCTCTCAGCCGTGCCAAAGGTTACACTACGGGGGCCATCCCGGGTCGTTCCAATGGTGATAACCAGTTCCCCTCCCTAAAGCTCGGGGGTGAGGTACAGCTCGGCTCCTCCCCTTCGACCTCGATGTCGCTGAGCGAATGTTTTCAGGACTCGCCTCCTCAACAGAGGCGGTCCCTCAGTGCTAATAGCCCTTGCATGATCATGGCAAGCAATCGCCCAAGGCCCCAGTTCAACTTGCCTGGTCTTAGCGGTGTCCGGAACGGATCACCAATCAGCCACTCTCGCAAGTCTTCGAATCCTGCCGGCCGGCCGCGGAGGTGGACGACTCGTCGCTCACTGAGCATGTTTGAAAGCGCCGAGGAGATTATGAAACCCAAGGAGCCTGACGCTGCTCTGCCCGAAATCGAGGAAACCCAGGAGCCACTGCTACCACATTTCATGCCCGAAGATGAACAAGATAACATTCCTCGCATTACCCGCGACACCATGCTTGAAGTGTTGGACGGCAAATACAGCGACCAGTACCAACACAAGATGATCGTCGACTGTCGCTTCGAGTACGAATATGAAGGTGGTCACATTGATGGCGCCATCAACTACAATGATAAGGATCTTCTGGCAGACCATCTGTTTCGCACTCCCATGCCAGGGCGCACCCTTCTCATCTTTCACTGCGAATACTCTGCTCACCGTGCTCCGCTCATGGCTCGCCATATCCGTTCCGAGGACCGACAACTGAACCAGGAGGCTTACCCGAGACTCACATACCCTGATGTTTACATTCTGGACGGGGGGTATAGTGGTTTCTTCTCTGAACACCAAGAACGCTGCTACCCTCGGGCGTATGTTGAGATGGGCGCCGCTGGGCACGAGAAGACTTGCGAGCGGCTGATGGGCCGCTTAAAGCAGCAGCGCAAAGGGCTGGGTCGTGCGCAAACGTATGCATTTGGTGATCGGATCCAGGATTCGCCAACTGCGCCAGGTCGTGCCATCAGCCGTGATTGTGAGTTTGCGGACCTTGGGCAATCGCCACTTGGAGCGGATCGTGGGCCTCCACGACGGATGGTCTCTTTCTAA